Part of the Streptomyces sp. NBC_00457 genome, CTGCTGGGGCTGCGGTGTGCCGACGTTGAACCACACCGGCGAGTTGAAGCTGAAGATCTGGTGCAGGAGGGCGTACGCCAGCTCGTGCTCGAAGATCTCGGCGTCGGCGGGCGAGGCGAAGTACTTGTAGTCCTCGCCGGCCTTCCGGTACGTCTTCACGATGCGGTCGATCAGCTGCTTGAGGCCGGTCTCGCGCTGCGGAGTGCCGACGGCACCGCGGAAGTACTTGCTGGTGACGATGTTGACCGCGTTCACCGACCAGAAGTCGGGGAACTCGACGCCACGCTGCTCGAAATTGACCGAGCCGTCGCGCCAGTTGGTCATGACGACGTCACGGCGCTCCCAGGCCACCTCGTCGTACGGGTGCACGCCGGGGGTGGTGTGGATGCGCTCGATGCGCAGGCCCTTGCTCGCCTTGGTGCCCTTGGTTCGGGAACCCCGTGCCGGACCGCTCGCCGTCTCTGTCATGCCGCCTCCCTGTACGGGCTAAAACGCCCTGAAGTGCCACGATGTTCCCGTGGCACGGTGTGCTGTCTGATGCTGCGGGCACCTCTCGCTGTCGCCCGCAACAGGTCTTCGCTCGCCGCCGACCGACCAGACCCGGAGCCGTGGGTCCGGGTCCGGTCCGCCTGTCAGTCGGCGGCGTTGGCGGGCACGGGGACCTGAGTGGTCCCCCCGGGCCCGCGATCGTCTTCCTGGCTCCCCGCGCGCGCGTCTTCGTCGTCGGCGCCGGGACGTCGCATCTCTTCCCTGAGTTCCGCGATGGCGGCCTCGAAGTCCTCCAGCGAGTCGAACGCCCGGTAGACGGAGGCGAATCGCAGATAGGCGACGAGATCGAGCTCCTGCAACGGGCCGAGTATGGCCAGCCCCACGTCATGGGTGGTCAGCTCGGCGCTTCCGGTGGCCCGCACCGCCTCCTCGACCCGCTGGCCGAGCTGGGCGAGCGCGTCCTCGGTGACAGGTCGTCCCTGGCATGCCTTGCGCACGCCGTTGATGACCTTGGTACGGCTGAAAGGCTCGGTGACTCCGGACCGCTTGACCACCATGAGCGAACACGTCTCCACGGTCGTGAAACGACGGGAGCAGTCCGGACACTGGCGGCGCCTGCGGATCGACGTGCCGTCATCGGTCGTACGACTGTCGACGACACGGCTGTCGGGGTGCCTGCAGAAGGGGCAGTGCATGATCTTCCAACCCTCCTCACAGCAGACTCAATAGCCTCGAAAGACCACTTGGGCCCCTCGAAGCAGCCCCAAGCATAGGCGATGATCGAGGGTCCGAAGACCCCGGGACCACAACTTCTGGGCTGCTGCTGCAATCCAACCACTAGATGTGGGGATTGGCTCATACATGCACACCGTTCGCGCGTGTCGCGCCCGAAGGGGCACATGCCGTACGGCAACACCGCCACGTCGGCACGCGCGCGTGCACAGCCGTACCGCCGAGGCACATGCGGGGATACCGTGGGCACCGCAGGGAGAGGTCGTGCGACTCCCGCACAGATGAGGGTCGGTTCCGTGTTGACCGGATGCCGGATGGCAGACTGGGGCAACGACCCAAGAGGTCGTTCCTCGGTAGCGAAGAGTACAACAATGGGCTCTTTTGTCCGCCAGGTGTCGCGTTAGCCATACACCCAGACACATGATCGCGGCGGGTGATTCGCGATTTTTCACTCGAACGTGTGTTTGGCGCAACCTTTCGAAAGCAACTACCGTTGTCCAGCAGGGAGACCATCGAGAGGGGCCGACGTGACCACCACCGCAGACAGTGCCACCATCACTGCCCAGGACCGCTCCCAGGGCCGACTCGAGCCGGTGCATGCGATGAACGAAGCCACCAATCCCGAGGGGCACAAGCGCTCCCTACCGGGCCGACCTCCGGGGATCCGGGCGGACAGCTCGGGCCTCACAGACCGGCAGCGCCGCGTCATCGAGGTCATCAGGGACTCTGTGCAACGGCGCGGATACCCGCCGTCGATGCGCGAGATCGGGCAGGCTGTCGGCCTTTCCAGCACATCCTCCGTCGCACACCAGCTGATGGCACTGGAGCGCAAGGGCTTCCTGCGCCGTGACCCGCACCGTCCGCGCGCGTACGAAGTGCGAGGCTCGGACCAGGCCGCCTCCGTGCAGCCCACGGACACCGCGGGCAAGCCGGCCGCGTCGTATGTGCCGCTGGTCGGCCGTATCGCCGCCGGTGGCCCGATCCTGGCCGAGGAGTCGGTCGAGGACGTCTTCCCCCTCCCCCGCCAGCTGGTCGGTGACGGTGAGCTGTTCGTACTGAAGGTCGTCGGCGACTCGATGATCGAGGCCGCGATCTGCGACGGCGACTGGGTCACGGTCCGCCGCCAGCCCGTCGCCGAGAACGGCGACATCGTGGCCGCCATGCTCGAGGGCGAGGCCACCGTCAAGCGCTTCAAGCGCGAGGACGGCCATGTCTGGCTCCTCCCGCACAACTCGGCGTACGAGCCGATCCCGGGCGACGACGCCACCATCCTCGGCAAGGTGGTGGCTGTGCTGCGGCGCGTGTGACGGCTGCGGCGGGCGGGCCGACCGGTCCGCCCCCTGACCGGGCCCCGGGACCCCTGCGCCGGTTCCGGGGCCCTGTGCTGTCCGGCTCCGCCCCCACGGGCGGAGCCGGTTCTCATTCGGCCTGTTGCGCTGCCGCGTCGATCGCGGCCAGCGACTTCCGGACCTGGTCGCGGTCCGTGGTGTACCAGAAGTCGGGTAGTGACGCCTTCAGATAGCCGCCATATCGCGCGGTGGCCAGTCGCTGATCCAGTACAGCCACCACGCCGCGGTCTCCCGACGCCCGTACGAGGCGGCCGGCGCCCTGGGCCATGAGCAGGGCCGCGTGTGTGGCGGCGACCGCCATGAAGCCGTTGCCGCCGTTGTCCTCCACCGCCTTCTGGCGGGCGCTCATCAGCGGATCGTCCGGGC contains:
- the nrdR gene encoding transcriptional regulator NrdR — encoded protein: MHCPFCRHPDSRVVDSRTTDDGTSIRRRRQCPDCSRRFTTVETCSLMVVKRSGVTEPFSRTKVINGVRKACQGRPVTEDALAQLGQRVEEAVRATGSAELTTHDVGLAILGPLQELDLVAYLRFASVYRAFDSLEDFEAAIAELREEMRRPGADDEDARAGSQEDDRGPGGTTQVPVPANAAD
- the lexA gene encoding transcriptional repressor LexA is translated as MTTTADSATITAQDRSQGRLEPVHAMNEATNPEGHKRSLPGRPPGIRADSSGLTDRQRRVIEVIRDSVQRRGYPPSMREIGQAVGLSSTSSVAHQLMALERKGFLRRDPHRPRAYEVRGSDQAASVQPTDTAGKPAASYVPLVGRIAAGGPILAEESVEDVFPLPRQLVGDGELFVLKVVGDSMIEAAICDGDWVTVRRQPVAENGDIVAAMLEGEATVKRFKREDGHVWLLPHNSAYEPIPGDDATILGKVVAVLRRV